One window of the Candidatus Cloacimonadota bacterium genome contains the following:
- a CDS encoding STAS domain-containing protein — protein MNIDLSFNGDRALMVVEGFLNSDNASVLQAKLDEVLQSGARYLDIDLFECKNISSTGIGKLFLFYKDFIGKGGEIEVVRSSDSIYELFSMLKLNQLFNINLE, from the coding sequence ATGAACATTGATCTCAGCTTCAACGGCGACAGGGCGCTGATGGTCGTCGAAGGCTTTCTCAACAGCGACAATGCATCAGTCCTGCAGGCAAAGCTGGACGAGGTGCTGCAATCGGGCGCGCGTTATCTGGATATCGACCTGTTTGAATGCAAGAATATCAGTAGCACCGGCATCGGCAAATTGTTCCTTTTCTACAAAGATTTCATCGGCAAGGGCGGGGAGATTGAAGTGGTGCGCAGTTCGGACTCCATCTACGAACTGTTCAGCATGCTCAAGCTCAACCAACTTTTCAATATTAATCTGGAATGA
- a CDS encoding RES domain-containing protein translates to MTVCQDCFSNKHLQRYIEVYGIKNYCETCKKASKVLELSSLEEIFSRIKSVYTIDSNGASFFESIQRDLNLFSHGENEANRILNEVYGKEEWNKIQSEQYSLKPAPSLDEEWDEFTESLKHGNRFFTQTNLKDYLEAAFNLLRAETSEIQYRINPEVKLYRGRINLPRKRYYTKSLYAPPKQNTPGGRANPQWIPYLYLADNEVTAIAECRPQIGQTLSIGSFIIDTPVSILRFKLLDLMDVIISYEIGQISDIDVLSIREFFSLISGKLSQPIDPNISALEYIPTQYICEYFKSKGVQGIAYASSMTGGTNIALFDPSIARCYTSKCYKIDDINYKHNRVTKKSKGNKVSVDMLTA, encoded by the coding sequence ATGACTGTCTGTCAAGATTGTTTTAGTAATAAGCATTTACAACGTTATATTGAAGTATATGGAATTAAGAATTACTGTGAAACCTGCAAAAAAGCATCTAAGGTGTTGGAATTAAGTAGTCTCGAGGAGATATTCTCCAGAATAAAATCTGTTTATACCATAGATTCTAATGGGGCCTCATTTTTCGAGTCAATTCAAAGAGATTTAAATCTTTTTTCCCACGGAGAAAATGAGGCGAATAGAATACTGAATGAAGTGTACGGAAAAGAAGAATGGAATAAAATCCAAAGTGAACAATACTCTTTGAAACCTGCACCATCATTAGATGAAGAATGGGATGAGTTTACTGAATCTCTTAAACACGGGAATAGGTTTTTTACCCAAACAAATTTAAAGGATTATTTAGAAGCGGCTTTTAACCTATTGAGAGCCGAAACATCAGAAATACAATATCGAATTAATCCCGAAGTCAAGCTATATAGAGGTAGAATAAATCTGCCTAGAAAAAGGTATTATACAAAAAGTTTATACGCTCCACCCAAACAAAACACACCCGGAGGTAGAGCCAATCCTCAATGGATACCTTATCTATACTTAGCCGACAACGAAGTAACTGCAATAGCTGAATGCCGTCCGCAAATTGGCCAAACACTGTCTATTGGGTCCTTCATAATTGACACTCCGGTAAGTATTTTGAGATTTAAACTCCTTGATTTAATGGATGTGATCATCAGTTATGAAATAGGTCAAATCTCAGATATTGACGTATTATCGATTCGTGAATTCTTTTCTCTAATCTCTGGGAAACTAAGTCAACCAATTGATCCAAATATATCCGCTTTAGAATATATTCCAACTCAATATATTTGTGAGTATTTTAAATCGAAAGGTGTTCAGGGGATTGCCTATGCAAGTTCGATGACTGGAGGTACTAATATAGCACTTTTTGACCCGAGCATTGCACGTTGCTACACTAGCAAATGTTATAAGATCGATGATATCAACTATAAACATAACCGTGTAACTAAAAAATCTAAAGGCAATAAAGTAAGCGTTGATATGCTAACTGCATAA
- a CDS encoding glycine--tRNA ligase subunit alpha — protein MNFQDIILTLQTYWAGQGCSLMQPYDTEMGAGTFHPSTFFGALGPKPVSVAYAQPCRRPKDGRYGENPNRLQHYYQFQVIIKPSPDDIQNLYLRSLEAIGIEIAKHDIRFVEDDWESPTLGAWGLGWEVWLDGMEISQFTYFQQVAGIDCFPVSVELTYGLERLAMYIQNVDDYRQLRWNDTLLYGDYFFAQEQEYSDYNFNAADTALLFKLFEDYEKECRKLLEKKLVYPAYDNLLRCSHTFNLLDARGVISVTERAAYIGRIRNLARETAGTYMGKYN, from the coding sequence ATGAACTTTCAGGATATCATCCTCACCCTGCAAACTTACTGGGCAGGCCAAGGCTGCAGCCTGATGCAACCATACGACACCGAGATGGGGGCTGGCACCTTCCATCCCTCAACCTTTTTTGGCGCCCTGGGTCCCAAACCCGTATCAGTGGCTTACGCCCAGCCCTGCCGCCGTCCAAAGGACGGCCGCTACGGCGAAAATCCCAACCGACTTCAACACTACTACCAGTTCCAGGTGATCATCAAACCCAGTCCGGATGACATCCAAAACCTCTATCTGAGAAGCCTGGAGGCCATCGGCATCGAGATAGCCAAACACGACATCCGCTTTGTTGAAGACGACTGGGAATCCCCCACCCTCGGTGCCTGGGGCTTGGGATGGGAGGTTTGGCTGGACGGCATGGAGATAAGTCAATTCACATATTTCCAGCAGGTTGCGGGCATCGATTGCTTCCCGGTGAGCGTGGAACTCACCTACGGCTTGGAACGCCTGGCGATGTACATTCAGAACGTGGACGACTACCGTCAACTGCGCTGGAACGACACGCTGCTTTACGGGGATTACTTTTTCGCCCAGGAGCAGGAATATTCCGACTACAACTTCAACGCAGCAGACACCGCCCTGCTTTTCAAACTTTTCGAGGACTACGAAAAGGAATGCCGGAAGCTGCTGGAGAAAAAGCTGGTGTACCCAGCCTACGACAACCTTTTGCGCTGTTCCCACACTTTCAATCTGCTGGACGCCCGCGGCGTGATAAGCGTAACCGAACGCGCCGCTTACATCGGCAGGATCAGGAACCTGGCCAGGGAAACCGCCGGAACCTACATGGGCAAATACAACTGA
- a CDS encoding MerR family transcriptional regulator, which yields MKKYFYTIGEVSNLLGVKPYVIRYWESEFSFLRPRREEGRIRKYSEENIELLRRIQDMLHNQRYTIEGARQKLKEERRSSRSARPVATAQTQEIKHPDELKQLLRGLRSSLDQIRRSCKQLGREGK from the coding sequence ATGAAAAAATACTTTTACACCATCGGCGAGGTGAGCAACCTGCTGGGCGTAAAACCTTATGTGATCCGCTATTGGGAAAGTGAATTCAGCTTTCTGCGCCCGCGCCGGGAGGAAGGCCGCATACGCAAGTATTCTGAAGAAAACATCGAACTTCTTCGCAGAATCCAAGACATGTTGCACAACCAGCGTTACACCATAGAAGGCGCGCGCCAGAAGCTGAAAGAGGAGCGCCGTTCCTCACGGTCAGCCCGGCCTGTTGCGACGGCTCAAACTCAAGAAATCAAGCACCCGGATGAGCTAAAGCAGCTTCTGCGGGGCCTGCGTTCCTCGCTGGATCAGATCAGGCGCTCATGCAAACAACTTGGGAGGGAAGGCAAATGA
- a CDS encoding response regulator: protein MQTHSILIVDDNPELAKSLGKLLAEHNYRVETASRCSDALRKLRRNLYDIVVCDIDMPGMNGLDLLEKIRQDGRAQ, encoded by the coding sequence GTGCAAACCCACAGCATCCTTATAGTTGACGACAATCCGGAGCTCGCGAAGAGCCTGGGCAAGCTGCTGGCCGAGCACAATTATCGGGTGGAAACAGCCAGCCGCTGCAGTGACGCCCTCCGGAAGCTGCGCAGAAACCTATATGACATAGTGGTTTGTGATATTGATATGCCCGGTATGAACGGACTCGATCTTTTGGAAAAGATCCGCCAGGATGGTCGCGCTCAGTAA
- a CDS encoding sce7725 family protein, with protein sequence MYLPLLRGKQFELLAIRELVAVLNGNQHVTPIIEPVRDNLLSIRKCMDVYEEKKLNLFVITNPIVGYFTDSDKHKDLATGLTMGDYKYVKPAYYLDSNTSKAEINSLVNSYNNKLCFIHLDKVAANNKVEENSIVKIINKRNKEDLHVFFHGLSRNYINEVIGKDFDKAILKDCFPKEDQNKKYPIENSFSDEIFFFKSEGRYGFSDYSMIGSEFSESGGPAVAVAIHIVIEDKKNKELRIKHFVSDRITGFDDPAGKFFEALEKLVDWANNHERQHLNTLSIKEFINLFNKEHYPGLGFVKKLSLFHHMELCNKVISGI encoded by the coding sequence ATGTATTTACCATTGCTAAGAGGCAAGCAGTTTGAATTGTTAGCCATTCGCGAACTTGTTGCGGTATTGAATGGTAATCAACATGTTACGCCTATCATTGAGCCAGTTAGAGACAATCTTCTATCGATAAGAAAGTGCATGGATGTATATGAAGAAAAAAAATTGAATCTATTTGTGATTACGAATCCGATAGTGGGATATTTCACAGATTCAGACAAACACAAAGATTTAGCCACTGGCTTAACGATGGGTGATTATAAATATGTGAAGCCAGCCTACTATTTAGACTCAAACACAAGTAAAGCTGAAATCAATTCTCTGGTTAATTCATATAATAATAAACTTTGTTTTATACACCTTGATAAGGTTGCCGCCAATAACAAAGTAGAAGAAAATAGCATTGTAAAGATCATTAATAAGCGCAACAAAGAAGATTTGCATGTCTTTTTTCATGGACTATCAAGGAACTATATAAATGAAGTCATTGGTAAGGATTTTGATAAAGCCATTCTTAAAGATTGCTTTCCCAAAGAAGATCAGAATAAAAAGTACCCAATCGAAAACTCATTTTCAGACGAAATATTCTTTTTCAAAAGTGAGGGTCGATATGGCTTTAGCGATTATTCAATGATTGGGTCCGAATTTAGCGAATCTGGAGGACCAGCAGTAGCTGTCGCTATACATATCGTAATTGAGGATAAAAAAAACAAGGAATTGAGGATTAAACACTTTGTATCTGATAGAATAACTGGATTTGATGACCCTGCAGGAAAGTTTTTCGAAGCGCTTGAAAAACTGGTTGACTGGGCAAATAATCACGAACGTCAACATCTTAACACATTATCAATTAAAGAATTTATAAATCTATTTAATAAAGAACACTATCCAGGTTTAGGGTTTGTTAAGAAATTATCGCTTTTTCATCATATGGAATTATGTAACAAAGTAATCTCAGGAATTTGA
- the recJ gene encoding single-stranded-DNA-specific exonuclease RecJ — protein MKKEWLFQDEFSPEQQQQIDALTEQLKCPQLVAELLFRKGLNTSQQIEDFFNPKLSHQHDPFLFPDMDKAVDRILSAIDRGEKILIYGDYDVDGTTATTLLYLGLQRLGAIIDFYIPHRMIDGYGLSLGSLDQIKESGTGLIISVDCGVNALEEIEAINSHGMDIIITDHHNPKEDLPDAFAIINPKLPGCPYPFAHLAGVGVAYKLLMAIYRRRGIDNEENTLKYMDLVAVGTIADIVPLTGENRVFAHIGLQHLVDKKNLGLNALVQISGLNTKNMDASDIVFGIAPRINAAGRMGSASTAVELLISRKKERSLELAEIIERQNSLRQQQDQKTFHEACDIIEKKYKDISTAPCIVVSSDDWHPGVIGIVASKLVEKYSRPVVMISFKDGFGSGSGRSMADFDLFGALRAIGHNLHSFGGHKYAVGFTILQEYIDRFENELARYIAEHHQISQVNLPLEIDNQIELYDISNFLLDWIERFAPFGPENQRPLLVTRDVMVASYPYTVGRNHLKLKVVKDGVVLDLIGYNLGDYLSLLKKNARLDIAYTLEYNRFGSKTSIQGKLRDLHLLE, from the coding sequence ATGAAGAAGGAATGGCTGTTCCAGGATGAGTTTTCCCCTGAACAACAGCAACAGATCGATGCTCTCACGGAGCAGTTGAAGTGTCCGCAGCTTGTGGCTGAACTCCTTTTCCGTAAAGGGCTGAACACTTCCCAGCAGATCGAGGATTTCTTCAACCCCAAGTTGAGTCACCAGCACGATCCCTTCCTCTTTCCGGACATGGACAAGGCTGTCGACCGCATCCTGAGCGCCATCGACCGGGGTGAGAAGATCCTCATCTACGGAGATTACGACGTTGACGGCACCACAGCCACCACCTTGCTCTATCTGGGGTTGCAGCGTTTGGGCGCCATCATCGATTTTTACATCCCGCACCGCATGATCGACGGTTATGGTTTGTCTCTGGGCAGCCTCGACCAGATCAAGGAAAGCGGCACCGGGCTGATAATCAGCGTGGATTGCGGCGTTAACGCCCTGGAAGAGATCGAGGCAATAAACTCCCACGGGATGGATATCATCATCACCGATCACCACAATCCCAAGGAAGATCTTCCCGACGCCTTTGCCATCATCAATCCCAAGCTGCCAGGCTGTCCCTATCCCTTTGCCCATCTGGCCGGGGTTGGCGTGGCCTACAAACTGCTGATGGCCATCTACCGCCGGCGGGGCATAGACAATGAAGAAAACACCTTGAAATACATGGACCTCGTGGCTGTTGGCACCATAGCGGACATCGTTCCCCTCACAGGCGAAAACCGCGTTTTTGCCCACATCGGGCTCCAGCATCTGGTGGACAAGAAAAATCTGGGTCTGAACGCCTTGGTGCAGATATCAGGTTTGAACACCAAGAATATGGACGCCTCGGACATCGTGTTTGGCATCGCGCCGCGAATCAACGCCGCGGGCAGGATGGGCTCAGCCTCCACTGCAGTGGAACTGTTGATTTCCCGCAAGAAGGAACGTAGCTTGGAACTGGCTGAGATCATCGAAAGGCAAAACTCCCTGCGTCAACAGCAGGACCAGAAAACCTTCCATGAAGCTTGCGACATCATCGAAAAGAAATACAAGGACATCAGCACAGCGCCCTGCATCGTGGTCTCATCCGACGACTGGCATCCCGGTGTGATCGGCATCGTAGCCTCCAAGCTGGTGGAAAAGTATTCCCGCCCGGTGGTAATGATCTCTTTCAAGGATGGTTTTGGCAGTGGTTCCGGACGCAGCATGGCGGATTTTGACCTCTTCGGTGCCCTGCGCGCCATCGGACACAACCTGCACAGCTTCGGCGGCCATAAATATGCTGTGGGCTTCACCATCCTCCAGGAGTACATCGATCGCTTCGAGAATGAGCTTGCCCGCTACATTGCAGAACATCACCAGATCAGCCAGGTGAATCTGCCGCTGGAGATCGACAACCAGATCGAGCTTTATGACATCAGCAACTTCCTGCTTGACTGGATCGAGCGCTTCGCGCCCTTCGGCCCGGAGAATCAGAGGCCCCTGTTGGTTACCAGAGACGTAATGGTGGCAAGCTATCCATACACGGTGGGGCGCAACCATCTGAAACTAAAGGTGGTTAAGGATGGCGTAGTGCTGGACCTGATCGGCTACAACCTCGGTGACTACCTCAGCCTGCTGAAAAAAAACGCGAGGTTGGACATCGCCTACACTCTTGAATACAACCGCTTTGGCTCCAAGACCAGCATCCAGGGCAAGCTGCGCGACCTCCACCTGCTTGAATAG
- a CDS encoding N-formylglutamate amidohydrolase, producing the protein MLRSSITLGNSDLPLMATAIHNGHHLPPELLAISGISEADRLREEDPFTGEIAALFPNHIIVESSRFAIDLNRNSEKAVYLAPEDCWGLPVRAEPVLESVLARLREDYASWYKLLRYQIDRMLEFHPFLVVLDIHSYNHRRGGPNAEPDPQDKNPDIIIGRGNLLQKHYPAAEALCQMLNGKDYLDKALDCRQDVKFTGGYMSRWLNSRYPDRLICLAIEFKKIFMDEWTGELDQPAWSELKLLFHSQTRDWISAQYGWTLSPLA; encoded by the coding sequence GTGCTGAGATCTTCCATAACGCTTGGCAACAGCGACTTGCCGCTGATGGCCACGGCTATACACAACGGCCATCACCTGCCCCCGGAACTGCTGGCTATCAGCGGCATCAGCGAAGCCGACCGCCTCCGCGAGGAAGACCCTTTCACCGGCGAAATCGCTGCGCTTTTCCCCAACCACATTATTGTTGAAAGCTCCCGCTTCGCCATCGACCTGAACCGCAACTCGGAAAAGGCGGTGTACCTTGCTCCAGAGGACTGCTGGGGCCTGCCGGTACGCGCGGAACCGGTGCTGGAATCAGTTTTGGCAAGGCTGCGCGAGGATTACGCCTCCTGGTATAAACTCCTCCGATACCAAATCGACCGGATGCTGGAATTCCACCCCTTTCTTGTGGTGCTGGACATTCACAGCTACAACCACCGCCGCGGCGGGCCCAACGCTGAACCCGACCCCCAGGATAAAAATCCCGATATTATCATCGGCCGCGGAAACCTATTACAGAAGCACTACCCCGCGGCGGAAGCCCTTTGCCAGATGCTCAACGGCAAAGACTACTTGGACAAAGCGCTGGATTGTAGGCAGGATGTGAAGTTCACCGGCGGATACATGTCCCGTTGGCTTAATTCCCGCTATCCAGATCGGCTCATCTGCCTCGCCATTGAGTTCAAAAAGATCTTCATGGACGAATGGACCGGAGAACTGGACCAGCCGGCCTGGTCAGAGCTCAAGCTACTGTTCCATAGCCAGACGCGGGACTGGATTTCCGCCCAGTACGGTTGGACGCTGTCCCCTCTGGCATGA
- the lnt gene encoding apolipoprotein N-acyltransferase: MFSRIRCPSPCRAIWLRCCGRTRSGWTGWFTEGEAVKRNDLLLTALSALLLALSRLPLHLGWLVFFAWLPLLRVFERGQASSRDLLRMGFIMSVVYCGIVFYWLFYVHPGALPGVMLVYIFAYYLVFYGINRIFLTLPRWRWVGFLSILITFEYIQNFGETRFPWFNQAYSLAEYGVLIQAADLIGVVGLSVLIICVNLLLFQLCPCLPKRLRNRSQSVVELPEAFGKKQIGVLAALLLIFAVWFGYGWHCQTRLKLERHDACIHVIQPSIPQVLKWEPEQYEASLAIFRDLTKKAVADSARLVIWPEGAMIGDLDRVSRARRDLRALIDSTQVDVFTGFQHYVYDPSHPVGTRSYNAASLFQRNNFDHELYFKNILVPVGERMLWLHLFPFLWKVNLGQANWEFGSKLVTYESGGYSFSPSICYELAFPEIFHRMAMPRDSLSGSYSKCDYLANITNDAWFGTSYGLWLHAMMSRFRAVENRIQIYRSANTGISMVVDPKGRILAKTGLNEVTTITAPLYTTPKIPLIRKIYRYPFLFVALAAILALTARIRKPGGKP; this comes from the coding sequence ATGTTCTCCAGAATCCGCTGTCCCTCACCGTGCAGGGCGATCTGGTTACGGTGTTGTGGGAGAACGAGATCTGGATGGACAGGCTGGTTTACGGAAGGAGAGGCGGTGAAACGCAATGACTTGCTGCTGACTGCCTTAAGCGCGCTGCTTCTGGCGCTGTCACGCCTGCCACTGCATCTGGGCTGGCTGGTTTTTTTCGCCTGGCTGCCGTTGCTGAGGGTTTTTGAACGAGGCCAGGCCAGTTCTCGAGACCTGCTGCGCATGGGTTTCATCATGTCGGTGGTCTATTGCGGGATAGTTTTTTACTGGCTGTTTTACGTGCATCCCGGAGCCTTGCCGGGAGTGATGCTGGTTTATATATTTGCCTACTATCTTGTGTTTTACGGCATCAACCGAATCTTCCTGACCCTGCCCCGCTGGCGCTGGGTGGGTTTTCTGAGCATCCTCATCACCTTCGAGTACATCCAGAATTTCGGCGAAACCCGCTTTCCCTGGTTCAATCAGGCTTATTCCCTGGCGGAATATGGCGTTCTGATCCAGGCGGCTGACTTAATCGGAGTGGTGGGCCTCTCTGTGCTCATTATCTGTGTGAACTTGTTGCTGTTCCAACTCTGCCCCTGCCTGCCAAAAAGGCTTCGGAACCGCTCTCAATCGGTTGTGGAGCTGCCTGAGGCATTCGGAAAGAAACAGATCGGGGTTTTGGCCGCCTTGCTGCTGATCTTTGCCGTTTGGTTCGGCTACGGCTGGCATTGCCAGACCCGGCTGAAGCTGGAACGGCATGATGCCTGCATCCATGTGATACAACCCTCCATCCCGCAGGTGCTGAAATGGGAGCCAGAGCAATATGAAGCTTCCCTGGCCATTTTTCGCGACCTGACCAAAAAAGCCGTCGCCGATTCGGCTCGGCTGGTGATCTGGCCGGAAGGGGCGATGATCGGCGATCTGGACCGCGTTTCCAGGGCTCGGAGAGACCTTCGTGCCTTGATCGACAGCACCCAGGTGGATGTGTTCACCGGCTTCCAGCACTATGTTTACGACCCTTCACATCCTGTGGGGACCCGCAGCTACAACGCAGCCTCGCTCTTTCAGCGCAACAATTTCGACCACGAGCTATATTTCAAGAATATCCTGGTCCCGGTGGGTGAACGCATGCTCTGGCTGCATCTTTTTCCCTTTTTGTGGAAAGTGAACCTCGGCCAGGCTAACTGGGAATTTGGCTCCAAGCTGGTCACTTATGAAAGCGGCGGCTACAGCTTTTCCCCCTCCATCTGCTACGAGCTGGCCTTTCCGGAGATCTTTCATCGCATGGCCATGCCGCGGGACAGCCTCAGCGGAAGTTACAGCAAATGCGATTATCTGGCCAATATCACCAACGACGCATGGTTCGGCACTTCCTACGGTCTCTGGCTTCATGCTATGATGTCACGTTTCCGTGCGGTGGAAAACAGGATCCAGATCTACCGCAGCGCCAACACCGGAATCTCGATGGTTGTGGACCCAAAAGGCAGAATCCTGGCCAAAACCGGGCTGAACGAGGTTACTACAATCACCGCGCCGCTCTACACCACACCCAAAATACCCCTCATCCGTAAAATTTACCGCTACCCCTTCCTCTTTGTGGCGCTCGCGGCCATTCTGGCCCTGACCGCCAGGATCAGAAAACCGGGAGGCAAACCATGA
- a CDS encoding sce7726 family protein — translation MTDLNERSKLYSKDILLSIAKGKHCPLADRFNSELNHRSLLDLYDCTINHLGLYYRNDLYFRHLITQKIFLSNYVSGASYLLSEVRAGNSIVDLVVLNESSTVYEIKSDVDNLKRLSDQLSDYLLVFDQVYVVFGEKHIKKVINLDDRVGIYTVNNQNDLIMLKPARSNKRNVNPRVIFKTLRKPEYLSIIHSHYGKLPSVPNTKIYAECNKLFNLLSPEDAHEMFVEQLKKRAKNQSYLVESLAKIPNSIVYPVLIYNFSKSITEQLVKNISCNRGL, via the coding sequence ATGACTGATCTGAATGAAAGATCAAAATTGTATAGTAAGGATATCCTCCTTTCAATTGCTAAGGGAAAGCATTGTCCCCTTGCTGATAGATTTAATAGCGAATTAAATCATCGCAGCTTGTTAGATTTGTACGATTGCACTATAAACCATCTTGGTTTGTATTATAGAAATGATCTCTATTTCCGACATTTGATAACGCAGAAAATCTTTCTGTCTAATTATGTGTCTGGAGCGTCATACCTTCTAAGTGAGGTGCGGGCTGGCAATTCAATAGTAGATTTGGTCGTTTTGAATGAATCTTCAACAGTCTATGAAATTAAGTCGGATGTTGACAATCTAAAACGGCTATCAGATCAGTTATCTGACTATTTGCTAGTTTTTGATCAGGTGTACGTTGTCTTCGGAGAAAAGCACATCAAAAAAGTAATAAATTTGGATGATCGGGTTGGAATCTACACTGTTAACAATCAAAATGACCTTATAATGCTGAAACCAGCAAGAAGTAATAAAAGAAACGTTAACCCAAGAGTAATTTTTAAAACCTTACGAAAACCTGAGTATCTTTCTATTATTCATAGTCATTACGGAAAACTACCTTCAGTACCAAACACAAAAATTTATGCTGAATGTAATAAGTTGTTTAACCTATTGTCGCCTGAGGATGCACATGAAATGTTTGTTGAACAATTAAAGAAACGCGCCAAAAATCAGAGTTACCTAGTCGAGAGTCTGGCTAAGATTCCCAATTCCATAGTATATCCGGTTTTAATTTATAACTTTTCTAAAAGCATAACAGAACAACTGGTTAAAAATATATCTTGTAATAGGGGGTTATAA
- a CDS encoding serpin family protein produces the protein MIKMRTLLPMLLVLSLGFGCACNKKKTDITPVSDEMNISLGEQNNAFAFNLYALADEPGKNLFYSPHSITSALSMVYGGAQGNTAKQMSKAMSFNLPAEEQHKSYLSLQQSLNALGEKGKAELNVANALFGSTTNEKFIRKDYLKLLRECYLSDLYSLDFSDFSGTAKFINTWVEGKTNDRIKNLVTEDHIRDSNEGMVLVNAIYFKGSWLNEFEPKLTVKDKFFVSSTERTEENSRNVEMMTARGDYRYAQLDGLQLLELPYAEEDLAMLFVLPDEINDMGKLLNPKNFQAWNKSLEKQEVKIFIPKFKFDLTLEGLSDMLKKLGMTDAFNSNLANFNGIIPDDTGRGLFILDVIHKAFVEVNEEGTEAAAATGVVMATKAALGPDSTPIFRADKPFVYLLVHKPSNTVLFMGKMNEPPKM, from the coding sequence ATGATCAAGATGAGAACTCTGCTGCCAATGCTTCTGGTGCTAAGCCTGGGATTTGGCTGCGCCTGCAACAAGAAAAAGACCGACATCACGCCGGTGAGCGATGAAATGAACATCAGCCTGGGCGAACAGAACAACGCTTTCGCCTTCAACCTTTACGCCCTAGCCGATGAGCCCGGAAAAAACCTGTTCTATTCGCCCCACAGCATCACTTCCGCGCTGTCCATGGTCTATGGCGGCGCGCAAGGCAACACGGCCAAGCAGATGTCCAAAGCCATGAGCTTCAACCTTCCCGCGGAAGAGCAGCACAAGTCATATCTTTCACTGCAACAGTCTCTTAACGCGCTCGGCGAGAAAGGCAAGGCCGAGCTGAACGTGGCCAACGCCCTCTTTGGCTCCACCACCAATGAGAAGTTCATCAGGAAAGATTATCTGAAGCTGCTGCGCGAGTGCTATTTGAGCGACCTCTACAGCCTGGATTTCAGCGATTTCAGCGGCACGGCGAAATTCATCAACACCTGGGTGGAGGGAAAAACCAATGACCGGATCAAGAACCTGGTGACCGAAGATCACATCCGCGACAGCAACGAAGGCATGGTGCTGGTGAACGCCATCTATTTCAAAGGCTCCTGGCTCAATGAGTTCGAGCCCAAACTCACTGTGAAGGACAAGTTCTTTGTCTCCTCCACCGAGAGGACGGAGGAAAACAGCCGAAACGTGGAGATGATGACCGCCCGCGGGGACTATCGCTACGCGCAACTAGACGGCCTGCAGCTGCTGGAACTGCCCTACGCAGAGGAAGACCTGGCCATGCTGTTCGTGCTTCCCGACGAAATCAATGACATGGGCAAGCTCCTGAACCCCAAGAACTTCCAAGCCTGGAACAAATCCCTCGAGAAGCAGGAAGTGAAAATCTTCATCCCAAAATTCAAGTTTGACCTCACGCTGGAAGGTCTTTCCGACATGCTGAAAAAACTGGGCATGACCGATGCCTTCAACTCCAATCTGGCCAACTTCAACGGCATCATTCCGGATGACACAGGCCGCGGGCTCTTTATCCTGGACGTGATCCACAAAGCCTTCGTGGAAGTGAATGAGGAAGGCACAGAAGCCGCCGCCGCGACCGGAGTGGTGATGGCCACCAAAGCAGCCCTGGGACCGGACTCGACCCCGATCTTCCGCGCCGACAAACCCTTTGTTTACCTGCTGGTGCACAAACCCTCGAACACCGTGCTCTTCATGGGAAAAATGAACGAACCCCCGAAGATGTAA